A single genomic interval of Methylobacterium bullatum harbors:
- the ileS gene encoding Isoleucine--tRNA ligase: protein MTDSTAPDAGLPTRDYSQTLFLPKTEFPMRAGLPVREPLLLERWAAINLYGRIRVKAAGRPKFVLHDGPPYANGNIHIGTALNKILKDVIVRSQGALGYDANYVPGWDCHGLPIEWKIEEQYRAKGRNKDDVPVLEFRQECRAFAGQWLDTQRTEFKRLGVTGDWDHPYATMTFPAEATIARELMTFSMTGQLYRGSKPVMWSVVEKTALAEAEVEYEDHVSDTIFAAFAVRLSTTDGASLDSDHAAWNRVVMDLKPRVVIWTTTPWTMPGNRAVAYSKRVAYGLYRVTAAADDNWAKTGDTYLLADTLAAGVFASARVEAFERVRDVSAAELAGLTLSHPLAGHTAGYDFQVPLLEGDHVTDEAGTGFVHTAPGHGREDFEVWMANGRALTQRGIDTRIPYTVDADGALTEEAPGFTGKLVLTPKGDKGDANKAVIAALTEAGTLVARGTLKHSYPHSWRSKKPVIFRNTPQWFIALDKPVEALGERTLREVALTSIDETRWVPSQGKNRINGMVANRPDWVVSRQRAWGVPITVFVKKGTSEVLRDEAVNARIAEAFLAEGADAWFTDRDGARFLAPDHDPAEYEKVTDVLDVWFDSGSTHAFVLDDPDQFPGLSGVVRKRDGGRDTVMYLEGSDQHRGWFQSSLLESAGTRGRAPYDIVLTHGFVLDPKGLKMSKSKGNVVAPQSVIKDSGADILRLWVAASDYADDLRIGPEIIKTFAETYRKLRNSLRWMLGSLAHFEAGEPMPHAGLPELERLILHRLCELDGEIREAYATFDTKRVVALLNGFMTGDLSAFYFDVRKDALYCDPVSSQVRRAALQVIDETFRRVTIWLAPVLAFTAEEAWLDRYPSDVGSVHLETLPETPASWRNPALAERWQKIRRVRRVVTGALEIERAAKRIGASLEAAPTVYIADPDLLTALDGIDFSEVCITSGITIVEGEAPEEAFRIDDVRGVAVVSGPAKGRKCARSWRVSEMVGSDPDYPDVTPRDAQALREWDRLNAAAGVA, encoded by the coding sequence ATGACCGATTCGACAGCCCCCGACGCCGGCCTGCCCACCCGCGACTATTCGCAGACCCTGTTCCTGCCCAAGACCGAGTTCCCCATGCGGGCCGGCCTGCCGGTGCGCGAGCCCCTCCTCCTGGAGCGCTGGGCCGCCATCAACCTCTACGGCCGGATCAGGGTGAAGGCCGCCGGACGCCCGAAATTCGTGCTCCACGATGGTCCGCCCTACGCCAACGGCAACATCCATATCGGCACGGCGCTCAACAAGATCCTGAAGGACGTCATCGTCCGCTCCCAGGGCGCGCTCGGCTACGACGCCAATTACGTGCCGGGCTGGGACTGCCACGGCCTGCCGATCGAGTGGAAGATCGAGGAGCAGTACCGCGCCAAGGGCCGCAACAAGGACGACGTACCGGTCCTCGAATTCCGCCAGGAGTGCAGGGCCTTCGCCGGCCAGTGGCTCGATACGCAGCGGACCGAGTTCAAGCGCCTCGGCGTCACCGGCGACTGGGACCACCCCTACGCGACCATGACCTTCCCGGCGGAGGCCACGATCGCGCGCGAACTCATGACCTTCTCCATGACCGGCCAGCTCTATCGCGGCTCGAAGCCGGTGATGTGGTCGGTGGTGGAGAAGACGGCGCTGGCGGAAGCCGAGGTCGAGTACGAGGATCACGTCAGCGATACGATTTTCGCAGCATTTGCTGTCCGTCTCTCAACAACCGACGGAGCCAGCCTGGATTCGGATCATGCCGCTTGGAATCGGGTCGTCATGGACCTCAAGCCACGTGTCGTGATCTGGACGACCACGCCCTGGACCATGCCGGGCAACCGCGCCGTCGCTTATTCGAAGCGGGTGGCCTACGGCCTCTACCGCGTCACCGCGGCGGCCGATGACAATTGGGCCAAGACCGGCGACACCTACCTCCTCGCCGACACCCTGGCCGCCGGGGTCTTCGCCTCGGCCCGCGTGGAGGCGTTCGAGCGCGTCCGCGACGTGTCGGCCGCAGAGCTTGCCGGCCTCACCCTCTCGCATCCGCTCGCTGGCCACACCGCCGGCTACGACTTCCAGGTTCCGCTTCTCGAGGGCGACCACGTCACCGACGAGGCCGGCACCGGCTTCGTCCATACGGCGCCGGGCCATGGCCGCGAGGACTTCGAGGTGTGGATGGCCAATGGCCGCGCGCTCACCCAGCGCGGCATCGATACCCGCATCCCCTACACCGTCGATGCCGATGGGGCGCTCACGGAGGAGGCCCCCGGTTTCACGGGAAAACTCGTCCTCACCCCCAAGGGCGACAAGGGCGATGCCAACAAGGCGGTGATCGCCGCCCTGACGGAGGCAGGCACCCTGGTGGCGCGCGGCACACTCAAGCACAGCTACCCGCATTCCTGGCGCTCGAAGAAGCCGGTGATTTTTCGGAATACGCCGCAATGGTTCATCGCGCTGGACAAACCGGTGGAGGCCCTCGGTGAGAGGACGCTGCGCGAGGTAGCGCTGACATCCATCGACGAGACGCGGTGGGTGCCGTCACAGGGGAAGAACCGCATCAACGGCATGGTCGCCAACCGGCCCGACTGGGTGGTGTCGCGCCAGCGCGCCTGGGGCGTGCCGATCACCGTCTTCGTGAAGAAGGGCACCAGCGAGGTCCTGCGCGACGAGGCCGTGAATGCCCGCATCGCCGAAGCCTTCCTCGCCGAGGGCGCCGACGCCTGGTTCACCGACCGGGACGGCGCCCGCTTCCTCGCGCCGGATCACGACCCGGCGGAGTACGAGAAGGTGACCGACGTCCTCGACGTCTGGTTCGATTCGGGCTCGACCCACGCCTTCGTCCTCGACGACCCGGACCAGTTCCCCGGCCTGTCCGGCGTGGTGCGCAAGCGCGACGGCGGCCGGGACACGGTGATGTATCTCGAAGGCTCGGACCAGCATCGCGGCTGGTTCCAGTCGTCGCTGCTGGAATCTGCCGGCACACGGGGACGCGCGCCCTACGACATCGTCCTCACCCACGGGTTCGTCCTGGACCCCAAGGGTCTGAAGATGTCGAAATCGAAGGGCAACGTCGTCGCGCCGCAGAGCGTCATCAAGGATTCGGGCGCCGACATCCTGCGGCTCTGGGTGGCGGCCTCCGATTATGCCGACGATCTGCGGATCGGCCCGGAGATCATCAAGACCTTCGCCGAGACCTACCGCAAGCTGCGCAACTCGCTGCGCTGGATGCTCGGCTCGCTCGCGCATTTCGAGGCGGGCGAACCCATGCCTCATGCCGGGCTGCCCGAGCTCGAGCGGCTGATCCTGCATCGCCTCTGCGAACTCGACGGCGAGATCCGCGAGGCCTACGCGACCTTCGACACCAAGCGGGTGGTGGCGCTCCTCAACGGCTTCATGACCGGCGACCTCTCGGCCTTCTATTTCGACGTGAGGAAGGACGCGCTCTACTGCGACCCCGTCTCGTCGCAGGTCCGCCGCGCCGCGCTGCAGGTCATCGACGAGACCTTCCGCCGGGTGACGATCTGGCTCGCTCCCGTCCTCGCCTTCACGGCGGAGGAGGCCTGGCTCGACCGTTACCCGTCGGATGTCGGCTCGGTCCATCTCGAAACGCTGCCCGAAACCCCCGCCTCCTGGCGGAATCCCGCCCTCGCGGAGCGTTGGCAGAAGATCCGCCGGGTGCGCCGCGTGGTTACCGGCGCCCTGGAGATCGAGCGTGCGGCCAAGCGCATCGGAGCGAGCCTCGAAGCGGCGCCGACCGTGTACATCGCCGATCCCGATCTGCTCACCGCCCTCGACGGGATCGATTTCTCGGAAGTCTGCATCACCTCCGGCATCACGATCGTCGAGGGAGAGGCCCCGGAAGAGGCCTTCCGCATCGATGATGTGCGCGGCGTGGCGGTGGTCTCCGGACCGGCCAAGGGCCGCAAATGTGCCCGGTCGTGGCGCGTCTCCGAGATGGTCGGATCCGATCCCGATTACCCGGACGTGACGCCCCGCGACGCCCAGGCGCTGCGGGAATGGGATAGACTGAACGCTGCGGCGGGCGTGGCGTGA